In one Scomber japonicus isolate fScoJap1 chromosome 6, fScoJap1.pri, whole genome shotgun sequence genomic region, the following are encoded:
- the slitrk3a gene encoding SLIT and NTRK-like protein 3 has translation MLWVTLLSTIALGWTTPIPLLEDSEEIDEPCFEPCYCEVKEGIFHVHCDSKGFTNVSQISQIWSRPFKLNLQRNSMRKLYFNSFLHLNNAISINLGNNALQDIHAGAFNGLGILKRLFLHENKLEVFRNDTFLGLESLEYLQADYNVIKRIESGAFRHLHKLRVLILNDNLIPVLPNYLFRSVSLTHLDLRGNRLKTLPYKGMLEYVGRSLMEIQLEENPWNCVCEIIQLKTWLERIPYTALVGEITCEYPFHLHGKDLRDIKRSELCPLLSDAEIEAKLGIPRIPFSNENTWPTKPSSMLSSFHNTASSVEYKERVVKPTKRPRPTKNAPTPRSIYPGINQPPIAGYQTRPPIPIVCPVGCMCNLHINDLGLTVNCKEKGFHNISDLLPRPVNAKKLYLSGNLIQKIYRSDFWNFSSLDLLHLGNNRISYVQEGAFINLPNLKSLYLNGNDIEILTPGMFRGLQMLSYLYFEYNVIREIQPNSFSLMPNLQLVFLNDNLLRSLPTDAFAGTNLARLNLRNNYFLSLPVHGALEHLTSIVQIDLHQNPWDCSCDIIPLKQWLEKLSSVIVVGDVICKTPEFAFGKDLRSLEVEVICPELKYSSGPSPALPGGDGITTGTPDMGEARGRGAVPLSVLILSLLIFFISAVFVAAGLFAFVLRRRKKLPFRKRSEVDLTGIQMHCRMYEDPPRQSSTGNAGTPEKLTPSMHTHTHTGHTHAHGHVYDYIPHPVTQMCNNPIYKPREGEIAEEERGQFSEKKDSGSSNNSNYRTLLEKEREWTLAVSNSQLNTIVTVNHSTADMAGFHENGGLCPTVIDSQMPTPTVGFVDCLYGTVPKLKDMHVAHAHPPGMQYPDLQQDAQLKETLLFTAGKGCYPDPSQSDYPESRSKLQTKPDYLEVLQKSYRF, from the coding sequence ATGCTGTGGGTTACCTTGCTGAGCACCATAGCCTTAGGATGGACCACCCCAATCCCACTACTAGAGGACTCCGAGGAGATCGACGAGCCCTGCTTCGAGCCCTGTTACTGCGAGGTCAAAGAGGGCATCTTCCATGTCCACTGTGACAGTAAAGGATTTACAAATGTCAGCCAGATCTCCCAAATATGGAGCCGGCCCTTCAAGCTCAACCTGCAGAGAAACTCCATGAGGAAGCTTTACTTTAACAGCTTCCTCCATCTCAACAATGCCATATCTATTAATCTGGGTAACAATGCCTTGCAAGATATCCATGCTGGTGCATTCAATGGCTTAGGAATACTCAAACGGCTGTTCCTACATGAGAACAAACTAGAAGTTTTCCGGAATGACACTTTTCTTGGGTTGGAGAGTTTAGAGTATCTTCAGGCGGACTACAATGTTATTAAAAGGATTGAAAGTGGTGCATTCAGGCACCTTCACAAATTGAGAGTACTCATACTAAATGACAATCTGATCCCTGTGCTCCCAAATTATCTTTTCCGGTCTGTGTCACTCACACATCTAGACCTAAGAGGAAACCGACTAAAGACATTGCCGTATAAGGGCATGCTGGAGTATGTTGGGCGGAGCTTAATGGAAATCCAGCTGGAAGAGAACCCctggaactgtgtgtgtgagattattCAGTTAAAAACATGGCTGGAGAGAATCCCTTATACAGCTCTGGTGGGTGAGATCACATGTGAGTATCCATTCCACTTACATGGGAAAGACTTACGGGACATCAAGCGCAGTGAGCTCTGTCCGTTGCTTTCCGATGCAGAGATTGAGGCCAAGCTGGGAATTCCCCGCATCCCATTCAGCAATGAAAACACATGGCCCACTAAACCTTCCTCCATGCTTTCCTCCTTTCACAACACAGCATCTTCTGTGGAATACAAGGAAAGAGTTGTCAAGCCTACTAAGCGACCTCGGCCCACAAAGAATGCCCCAACCCCTCGTAGCATTTATCCAGGCATCAACCAGCCTCCCATTGCTGGCTACCAAACAAGACCTCCTATCCCAATAGTTTGTCCAGTTGGATGTATGTGCAACCTTCACATCAATGACCTGGGGCTAACAGTGAACTGCAAAGAGAAAGGCTTTCACAATATCTCCGACCTCCTGCCACGACCTGTCAATGCCAAGAAATTGTATCTCAGTGGGAACCTAATACAGAAAATCTACCGTTCTGATTTCTGGAACTTCTCAAGCTTGGATTTACTGCATTTAGGAAACAATCGGATATCCTATGTCCAAGAAGGCGCCTTTATTAACCTGCCAAACTTAAAAAGTTTATATCTGAATGGGAATGACATTGAGATACTTACACCTGGGATGTTTAGGGGGCTTCAGATGTTGAGTTATCTTTACTTCGAGTATAATGTCATACGTGAGATACAACCTAACTCTTTCTCCCTAATGCCAAATCTCCAGCTGGTTTTCCTCAATGACAACCTGTTGCGCTCCCTTCCCACTGATGCCTTTGCTGGCACCAACCTTGCACGCCTCAACCTTCGCAACAACTACTTCCTTTCCCTGCCTGTGCATGGAGCCCTGGAGCATCTGACCTCCATCGTCCAGATTGATCTCCATCAGAACCCCTGGGACTGCTCCTGTGATATTATCCCTCTCAAACAGTGGCTGGAAAAGCTCTCCTCTGTCATTGTGGTTGGAGATGTCATCTGCAAGACACCAGAGTTTGCTTTTGGGAAGGACCTGCGTTCACTGGAAGTTGAAGTCATCTGTCCTGAACTTAAATATTCCTCAGGACCCTCGCCGGCCCTGCCTGGTGGGGATGGCATCACCACAGGGACCCCGGACATGGGGGAGGCAAGGGGGAGAGGGGCTGTCCCACTGTCTGTCCTCATCCTCAGCCTActcattttcttcatttctgcCGTGTTTGTGGCTgctgggctttttgcctttgttCTCCGCCGCAGAAAGAAGCTGCCCTTCCGGAAACGTTCTGAGGTGGATCTGACAGGGATCCAGATGCACTGCAGGATGTATGAGGACCCACCAAGGCAGAGTAGTACTGGTAACGCAGGCACACCAGAGAAACTAACACccagtatgcacacacacactcacaccggTCACACACATGCCCACGGTCATGTTTATGACTATATCCCCCACCCTGTGACTCAGATGTGTAATAACCCCATCTATAAGCCAAGGGAGGGGGAAatagcagaggaagagagagggcaGTTttcagaaaagaaagacagtggCAGCAGTAACAACAGTAACTATAGAACCTtgttagagaaagagagagagtggaccCTGGCCGTCTCCAACTCTCAACTCAACACCATTGTCACAGTCAACCACTCCACAGCTGATATGGCGGGATTTCACGAGAATGGCGGGCTCTGCCCCACAGTGATTGACAGTCAGATGCCCACACCAACTGTGGGCTTTGTAGACTGTCTGTATGGGACAGTACCCAAACTAAAGGACATGCATGTGGCGCATGCGCATCCACCAGGCATGCAGTACCCAGATTTGCAGCAGGATGCACAGCTGAAGGAGACATTGCTTTTCACGGCGGGGAAAGGCTGTTACCCCGACCCGTCCCAAAGCGATTACCCTGAGTCAAGGTCCAAACTTCAAACCAAGCCGGATTACCTCGAAGTATTGCAAAAATCTTACCGGTTTTAA